In Armatimonadota bacterium, the sequence CCCGCCAGCGCGCCCAAAACGCCACGTGCCAGTCGAACCTGCGGCAGTTGGGACAGGCTGCACTCATGTACCAGGATGACAACGGCTACATGATCATGCCCGCCCTCCTCGTCCCATTTACGGACTTTGCCAATTGGGAAATCAGCTCCTGGTATCAGCGCGTCAATCCATACATGAGGGTTCTAAACCAAACGTCTGGGTTCAGCATCGATGAGAGGCTGACTTGCCCACTGGCCCCTAAGGTCGACCCTTCATTGCGGCGAACGTACGGTTACAACCTCTTCTACGCGAGCACCGCACCAACGTCGGGGTACCCAACCTTGCGGCATCGGAGTCCAGGCGCAATGTCCAATCCATCCAGCACGATCCAATTCATGGAGGTCTGGCAGTTCAAGGAGGGCAACGGCGCGTCCGGCGTCCCGACGGCAGCGGGGAGGGGATCGCTATTCTGCTATCCGCCGCAAGCTTACCCGTACGCCGGCGACGTGTCGAACGGGGGCTACGCTTACGCTCCGGGATTTCACTCCGGACGGGTTGCGACAATCATCGAGCGACTGCGGGGCCAGAGTAACATCGTGTGGTTCGATGGCCACGTCAGCTCCATGGTCGGCCGCAAGATCTACTACAACACCGGCACGACCGTCACAGATGCGTGGTTCCGCGACAAAAAGCTGCCAGCCGACGGCGTGTAAGGTGTGCGGGAAGCATTCGCGGATCCGTACGGGCCCCCGTCTCTCTTTGTGGCCGACGAGCATGTTCCTCAGCCTCTCGCACGGGCCATAATGAAAGTAACGGACCGGCGGCTCCCAGGCGGGTCGCTTCGCCACGCTCAGCGTCCCTGACCCTGAGGTCCGCGATTCAGTTATCCGTACAGGAGGGGTACCGTACTCGATGGCAACCGCGCAAAAGTACCTGATCGAACCCGTGCAGCAAAAGATCACAGATAATATTGAGCAGTTGATGGCGGTCCTTCCGCCGGAAGTCTGCCGCAGCCTGAAGAAGCACGCCGATCTCCAGGACCTCCTGGAGATCGTGATGGACCTTGGGCGCTTCCCGGAGGCGCGGTTCCCAACCGAGGTTTACACGATCCTCGACCGCCACATCAACCAGGAGGACCTGGATTTCGTGACGGCGAGGGTAGGCTCCTTCGGGGCTGATAACCGCGCGGGCATCGAGCGCACCCTTCACCGAATTTCCGCTATCCGCAACCGCGCCGGCAAGGTCATCGGCCTCACGTGCCGCATAGGCCGCGCTGTCTATGGCACGATAGACATCATCCGCGACGTGGTAGAGACCGGTAAATCCGTCCTGATGCTCGGCCGTCCGGGCGTGGGAAAGACCACGAAACTGCGCGAAGTGGCCCGAATCCTCAGCGAGGAATTCAACAAGCGGGTCGTCATCGTGGATACGTCCAACGAGATCGCCGGCGACGGAGACGTCCCGCACCCCGCCATCGGCCGTGCGCGCCGCATGCAGGTCCCCACCCCGGCGCAGCAGCACGCCGTGATGATCGAGGCGGTGGAAAACCACATGCCGGAGGTCATTGTCATTGACGAGATCGGAACCGAGGCGGAGGCGTTCGCCAGCAGGACAATCGCGGAGCGCGGCGTTCAACTGATCGGGACCGCCCACGGCAACAGCCTTGAGAACCTCCTGATGAACCCCACTCTGAGCGACCTGGTGGGCGGTATCGGCGCCGTGACGCTGAGCGACGAAGAAGCCAAGCGGCGCGGGACACAGAAAACGGTTCTGGAGCGCAAGGCGCCGCCCACTTTCGATGTGGTTATCGAAATTCTGGAAGTAGACAAATTGGCGATCCACCACGACGTGATGTCCACCGTCGATCGCATGCTGCGCGGTTCCGCGCCGCGCCCCGAAATCCGCATCCGCAGGGAATCCGGCGAAGTGGAGGTCGTGCAGCGCGAGGAGACGGGCCGGGGGGCGTACGGGGCCAGTTTCCCAACTCGCGGCGTCGAGGCGCCGGCGCCAGGCGGACGCCGGATCAACGGCAAGACGGAAATACCGCTGGCGATACCGAAAGAGGTCCCGCCCACCGTCCGGGTGTTCCCGTACGGCGTGTCGCGCAACCGCTTGGAGAAAGCCATCCGCGAGCTGCGCCTGCCGATGTACATCACCAAGGACCTGGGGGAGGCGGACGCCATCATCGCGCTGAAATCTCACGCGCGCAAAGACTCAGCCCGACTCCAGGAAGCGTTGAACCAGAACAAACCCACCTTTGTCGTTCGCAGCAATACGTACGCCCAGGTGTCTACCGTTCTGCGCGAGATGTTCAATCTCCCACAAGATCAGGCGCTGAACGACGAGGAAACCGCTCTGCAGGAGGCCGAAGACGCGGCCGAGAGGGTGCACGAATTTGGCGAGCCGGTGGAGCTTCGCGCTCAGAGCAGTTACGTCCGCCGCCTTCAACACGAACTCATTCAGCGCTACGAACTCACATCTGAGAGCATCGGATCCGAGCCCAACCGCCGCATCCGGGTGAGCAAGTGAGGGAGGGGGAGCAACTCGGCGTCCCCTCTCCCGCACGCCCTCTCTCTGAGTCACCGCCTCTTACCCAATTCATCACGTTCGAGGGGCCGGATGGGAGCGGCAAGACAACCCAGATCAGTCTTCTGGCGGAGCGGCTTCGCAGCAAGGGGCACGACGTCCTGGTCACGCGTGAGCCTGGAGGCGGCGGGCCGGTCTCCGAGCAAATTCGGAGCCTACTTCTGCACAGCGGCGATATGGCGCGCAACACCGAGATGCTGCTCTTCTTCGCCGCGCGGGCCGAGCACGTCGCCACGTTGATCCGCCCTGCCCTCGCCCAGGGCAAGGTCGTGCTGTGCGACCGCTACACGGATTCCACCCTGGCCTACCAGGGCCACGGCCTCGGTGTAGACCTGACCACAATCCGGGAACTCCACCGGTTCGCCACAGGCGATCTGTGGCCCGCGCGAACGGTCGTCCTGGATATCCCGCCGGAAATCGGCCTGCAGCGCCAGGGAGATGTCAACCGCATGGAGGAGCGCGGGCTGAGTTTCGCCCGCAAAGTGCGGGAGGGCTTCCTCGCTCTGGCGAACGAAGAGCCGGATCGCATTCGCGTGGTCGATGCGAGCGGCGCAGTTGCGGATGTGGCGGAGCGCGTCTGGACCGCCGTGACAGGACCCTGAAGCTTCAACACCCAATGAAAACCATTTCGATCCTCACCCTGATTCTCACCATGACACCAGCATTCGCGGAGCCACCCCCAATACCGATCGGCATGGACGCATTCCGGCAATGGCAGCGCTGGCCTTACCACCGTATCGGCGAGCGGGCCTTCATGCGCTCCACTTACGATCGCGCGGGCGGGAACGAGGGAGCCGATGCCAGCCATTTCCTCTACCAGGAGGCGGAGGACCGCAATGTGACGCTCGATGTCGAGGGGACCGGAGTTCTGTGCTTCGCCAGGTACAACCACTGGCACGGCAGCCCGTGGCACTACACCGTGGACGGAGTGGACCACATCATCGCCGAAACGAGCACCGCCGATCCCAATCACCCCGTAGAGGGCTCCATATTCGTCCCCTCGGAGCTGTTTCCGAGCCCGCTGGCGTGGACCTGGTCCGATACACGAGGCGCGGACCTGTCCTGGGCGCCCATCCCGTTTGAACAATCGTTGAAGATGGCGTACTCGCGGACGCACTACGGCACCGGATATTACATCTACCACCTCTACGTGCCGGGTACCCGCCTTTCGCAGCCGATCCGCTCCTGGGACGCCGCGACGCCGCCGGCACAGGACGTCCTCGACCTCCTGCGCCGATCCGGCACGGACATCGCGCCGAAAACCGGTGTGACATCGATTTCGGGGACAGCCACGGTTCCCGCCAACAGTGAAGTCCGCCTCGCCGAACTCTCCCGGGCGCCGTCCGTGATTCGCAGACTGGAGTTCTCCGTACCGCGTTC encodes:
- a CDS encoding R3H domain-containing nucleic acid-binding protein translates to MATAQKYLIEPVQQKITDNIEQLMAVLPPEVCRSLKKHADLQDLLEIVMDLGRFPEARFPTEVYTILDRHINQEDLDFVTARVGSFGADNRAGIERTLHRISAIRNRAGKVIGLTCRIGRAVYGTIDIIRDVVETGKSVLMLGRPGVGKTTKLREVARILSEEFNKRVVIVDTSNEIAGDGDVPHPAIGRARRMQVPTPAQQHAVMIEAVENHMPEVIVIDEIGTEAEAFASRTIAERGVQLIGTAHGNSLENLLMNPTLSDLVGGIGAVTLSDEEAKRRGTQKTVLERKAPPTFDVVIEILEVDKLAIHHDVMSTVDRMLRGSAPRPEIRIRRESGEVEVVQREETGRGAYGASFPTRGVEAPAPGGRRINGKTEIPLAIPKEVPPTVRVFPYGVSRNRLEKAIRELRLPMYITKDLGEADAIIALKSHARKDSARLQEALNQNKPTFVVRSNTYAQVSTVLREMFNLPQDQALNDEETALQEAEDAAERVHEFGEPVELRAQSSYVRRLQHELIQRYELTSESIGSEPNRRIRVSK
- a CDS encoding prepilin-type N-terminal cleavage/methylation domain-containing protein — translated: MLRLPCARPRSGFTLIELLVVIAIIAILAAILFPVFAKARQRAQNATCQSNLRQLGQAALMYQDDNGYMIMPALLVPFTDFANWEISSWYQRVNPYMRVLNQTSGFSIDERLTCPLAPKVDPSLRRTYGYNLFYASTAPTSGYPTLRHRSPGAMSNPSSTIQFMEVWQFKEGNGASGVPTAAGRGSLFCYPPQAYPYAGDVSNGGYAYAPGFHSGRVATIIERLRGQSNIVWFDGHVSSMVGRKIYYNTGTTVTDAWFRDKKLPADGV
- the tmk gene encoding dTMP kinase; protein product: MREGEQLGVPSPARPLSESPPLTQFITFEGPDGSGKTTQISLLAERLRSKGHDVLVTREPGGGGPVSEQIRSLLLHSGDMARNTEMLLFFAARAEHVATLIRPALAQGKVVLCDRYTDSTLAYQGHGLGVDLTTIRELHRFATGDLWPARTVVLDIPPEIGLQRQGDVNRMEERGLSFARKVREGFLALANEEPDRIRVVDASGAVADVAERVWTAVTGP